In Maridesulfovibrio sp., a single genomic region encodes these proteins:
- the rnfG gene encoding RnfABCDGE type electron transport complex subunit G, translating to MKEAIRMIVVLTFFCGLSAVTLAGLKDATGNRIEEQVLTYVQGPAIEHVLGGFDNSPVKDRKKITIPGTKQQVTVFPAIKDGRLVAIALETSSKGFGGDVGVMVGFNMDGNNLSGIGITTMKETPGIGARVAGHGFTNQFRNHPFSVELKSKGGNVDAIAGATISSTASVEAVKKAINIFGSIQPQLKTAWKQGS from the coding sequence ATGAAAGAAGCAATCAGAATGATCGTTGTGCTGACCTTTTTCTGCGGACTCTCCGCCGTTACCCTGGCAGGACTCAAGGATGCCACCGGCAACCGCATCGAAGAACAGGTGCTTACCTACGTACAGGGACCGGCCATAGAACATGTTCTGGGCGGATTCGACAATTCTCCGGTAAAGGACCGCAAAAAGATAACCATCCCCGGAACAAAGCAGCAGGTAACCGTCTTCCCGGCCATCAAGGACGGCAGACTGGTCGCCATAGCTCTGGAAACATCCTCCAAAGGATTCGGAGGCGATGTGGGAGTCATGGTCGGGTTCAATATGGACGGCAACAACCTCTCCGGAATCGGCATAACCACCATGAAGGAAACCCCCGGAATCGGGGCAAGAGTTGCCGGTCACGGATTTACCAACCAGTTTCGCAACCATCCTTTCAGCGTTGAACTGAAGTCCAAAGGCGGAAACGTGGACGCGATCGCAGGCGCGACCATATCCTCCACAGCATCGGTCGAAGCGGTAAAAAAAGCCATAAACATCTTCGGCAGCATACAACCGCAGCTGAAAACAGCATGGAAACAGGGGTCATAA